AAGCCATGGTGAGTACCGAGAGCCCGAAGCTCCAGCAGGAAGAGGCAAAATCCATTAGCTTTTTCACCAGGATAGCTTTAATGGGCAGGGAGTGATGGAGGCAACAGGGATCTGACGGCCAAtggtccctcctgccctggaAAGGGGGTGAGCTTCTGGCTGCTTCGGCAGCATCCTGCGGGGAACAGAGAGGTGTCTCCCACGCTAGCAGAGCTTTCCAACTGGGGTAGACCTCTTCGGGGTCCAAATGCcatccttctgctttcccttccacCATGCAGCCAGAGGACGGGCAATTGTGTCCCCCAAAACCCTCCTGAAACAAGGGACAATGGGCAGGGTGGGACTGTGAGCAGCTCTGTCCTCCGCTCCTGTTTAAAAGACACGTCAAGACATTTCTGGTTGTTTCAAGCCTCAGTGAAGGagcagacagatttttttaataagcaaacattttaatgagTGCTTTGTTCTTAGCAAGAGGCACAGCAGGGTAAGGAAGCACCTAACGACTACAGTCCTTGCACGCAATCTCAGCAGCGTGCTCCCAAACCCAGGTTTCCACCTGGGGAGAACTCACCCCAGTGCTGATCCTTTTACCTCCCGTAGCCTTGGGTGGGGAAGCTGTTTCCCAACTCATCTTTCCTCGGACCTATGTGGCTAAATTCatcaggaaagcaaagacagagCTGTAATTTAAACAGGAATCTTAATGCCCCTCAGTATCTTGGCAGGTCACGCGttcccagagctgctgagcaATGCACGGGGAAACCACCAAGCACCCAAGTGCAGTGGCAGCACCAGCCCACAGCTACTGTGAAGGACTCACGACTAAGAATAGGGTAGTTTCATGCTTTTATTCCACACCATAAAAAGCCAGTGAGTTAGTGATACGTACTTGAACCCCTGCAGGCACCCAAGAAAGCCAAGAAGAGGACTGAAGGTGCTAATTCCAACGTCTTCTCCATGTTCGAGCAGGCCCAGATCCAGGAATTCAAAGAGGTGGGTGGGTTTGGTAGAAATGACTGAGGGTCCTTGATACAATGTGACCTTCAGCTCTTTCCTCAGCGCTTTCAGTTCGGTGACAGCTGGCTTGCAACAAGAGGCAGCATGCCCGGTTTTGAGTcgttttattttaaaagtgcaaataACAACTCGGTGACATTGTTAAATAAGGCATCGTCTCAAAGCTCTGCGGGAGCCCGCACCCCGCAGAGGAGCCGGCagcatccaggagagcaggagcaaatcctcccagccagctcccatCTGCCGTGCCAGGAGCTCTTCACGACTTACCCCTTGCACAGCTGGCACATAGTCCTGTGTAGATCCCAGTTACAGGGCTAACTGGTCCCAGTTGGGGGAGCTGATGGCTCAGGCTGTCCGCCCCAGCTGGTCTCATCTCAGGGCGAGAGGGCTTTGGCCAAGGAGAGGGTCTGTAAGGCATTAGGGTTTGGGCTGCCGTAGGAAGCCATCACCCCACATTGCCCAAGGGTGCAGGGGCCAGGATCGCTGCTGGATTAGGGTGATGGTTGTTGCTCCCTTGCTGGGTGAGGACCCCCAGAGCCCCATCCTGTTCCTGGCTTGAAGCCCTCTGTTCCCATCCAGCTccatgggaggaggaggagggtacTAAAGCCTTTGCAAAGGCCGACATCTCTCCCTGTGCTCCCTGTCCTCTTCCTGTGCTTCCAGGCATTCACCATCATGGATCAGAACCGGGACGGCTTCATTGACAAGGCAGATCTGAGAGACACATTTGCTGCGCTCGGTGAGCCACCTTTTAggaccctcccctccccaacaGCTTTGACAATGTTACACCTATTAAGTGAGAAACCAGCTGTGAGCCCCCATTTAACCAAGCCCCAGCACTTAACTGGATCTTCTCTTTTGCTGAAAACCTCCTGATCCTAAACCACTTCTGTTAGCTGGTGAGATCCCACATGGGGCAACTCAGAGCAGCTTCCGCAGCAGCGGGTGTTTAATCCCGTAGGTACTAGAGAAGAGCCAGCTCCTGGATTACACAGCCAAATGCTCCTAGCCTTCTCGCGTCCTAAGAAGCACCTGGCTGTGCCCATCCCACGGCCTCCCTGGGTGTACGGGCATTAGGGGGATTTACAGGATTTGTGGGAAGCTGTGAAGTTGTGAGCTTGGCTGTCTCATCATGGAGGCCAGCACGAACTAGCAATGGGTCCAGGGAGTCCCAAAGACAACCCGACCTCAGGTAAAAGGACTTAGGGATTCAGTCCTGTTCACTTCTGACACCAGGGGCCGGGGGGAACCACAGCACTGGTGGTTTTGACCCAAAATATCTTCCAAGGAGGGATGAAGCAGGCTGATCCATGGGGCAGTGTGGCAAGGGAAGGAAGCAGCACAGCTCAGTCCTTTGCAGCCCTCTCTCCTGTGATCCTGCAGCctgagaaaacagagctggagATGTTCAGCCCACCCATCCTCTGCCAGCACATGATTCTCCCTTCCTCACTTCTGCTACTGCCATTCCTTCTTGGAGGTggctccccagggctgtgccgcTTCCCTTGGGTGGGGGAAAAACCTCCAGGGCAAGGCTCCCATGGTGTGTCCTTTAGTCCCTGGCACATAGAGCAGAGCCCGGAGGTCTGCATGCATTTGCAGCCGAACAGGGACATGCGATTCACCCAATGCTGCTCTCCCCTAGGGCGCCTGAATGTGAAAAATGAGGAGATCGATGAGATGATAAAGGAGGCGCCTGGCCCAATCAACTTCACCGTGTTCCTCACCATGTTTGGGGAGAAACTCAAGGGTGAGAGGGCACCCGGGGAGCTTGGGGGGGGGCTTGGTGGGCAGCCACACTACCACCCATATCCTGTCCCACTTGACAAAGCCACCCAACTCCCGGGCCGTCCGTCACCCTTCCGGGTGAGATCCGTCAGAGGCTCCTTGGAGGCCTCAGATGGGAGCTGCTAAAGGAAAGGCAGGTGGCACCGACTGCCATACTGCAGCGTAAAGAGCCTGGGAAGTGGGTCAGAACAAAGATGCCTCACACACTACAGCGAAGAGGTGATACGTGGGGACTACCATGGGATACCTGTGAAATGATCGCCCTCACCCATGCCTCCTGCATCCCTTAGTGCCACCTTTTCCCAGTGGCAGGACAGGGATCCCCCCAAAGACAGAGGCTTTGGTGGGATCACCACTGGCAACAACCCCTCTCCCCAACAGCTCCAGTCCTCATTCCCCAGATCCTGGACTTGGGcactctcccttcttccccattCGGAGATACTGCAGATAGGACAAACTCAGCGTCATGTACCCTGAGCAACTGTCCCCAGGGAGGACCCTGGGCTCCAAAGCTCATGCTGACTTGCAATAGCAACAGTCCCAAAGGCAGGTCTGGGGCTGCCCATTGAGAGACCTGGATCTCATCCTGTGTCTCCCCAACCCGTTAGGGGCTATGAGCAGTTttccatgcctcagtttccccagccattaaaaaaaacccaacaggctGTGATGCTGCTGTCCCCATAGAAAGAGGGGACAGGAGATCTTGCAGCGCCTCTGAGCCTGCTGACACCAATGGTGCCACTGACGGCCACCCTGGCAAGGGCACTGGCTACAGTGTGACTTTGACCCAACGGCCCCATCCAGCTGCACCTTGTATCACTTACGCAACCCCAAGGCATGCAGCCTCCCCGCAGATCTCCAGGAGGCTGCACGGGCCCGAGAGCCTGTGCCTGGAGCTCTATAAATACATCCAAAAGATTAGATAGACGCCGGATGCCAGGGCGGTGGCGACACAGCCTGCTTTGTGGATGCACCACCACTCTACATCTACTCCTCTACATGGCACCACCCACGCTCGAGGCCCCGGCTGGCGTGGGAGGGCTGTGGGGTCAGCGTTCCTGCAGGGACCCCACTTCCCAGCCTGCCCCCCATCTTCCCCCCGAAGGCTAGGGgaagcaggaggctgcagctggcttcCTCCTCTGCCGCCTCCAACGGCCATGGCCATGTCACCTGCAGGTGCCGACCCAGAGGAAACAATCCTGAATGCGTTCAAGGTGTTCGATCCAGAGGGGAAAGGCCTGAAATCCGCCTAGTGAGTGcaggggtgtctgggggggagggtgggcaTCCCTACCAAGGCCCCCCTGGCGCTCACTGTGCTCTCTTGTTTGCAGCATCAAAGAAATGCTGATGACACAGGGCGAGAGGTTTTCCCAGGAAGAGGTATGAGCTCCTTCCCACCCTCTGCCAGCCCTCCGTGCCCTCCACCCCGACAgacccccagccctcctcccagccccagccacaaACCCcttctgtgctgccttttcACCCTGGCTTTTTCCTGGCAGATTGATCAGATGTTCGCAGCCTTCCCTCCAGACATGTCTGGCAACCTGGATTACAAAAACCTTGTCCATGTCATTACGCATGGCGAAGAGAAGGACTAGCCCACGCTCAGCGCTGGGGCTGGCACTGCAAGATCGCCTCTCTCTAGGTCGCACGAGGGGGTCCCTTTGCCTCTCCCCCTGGGGAACACGTGAATGGCATCCACATTAAACTGCCTTTTGGCGAGAGGAAATCCAGCCACTGCTGTGAGTGGTGCTTGGGCTTGCGTGGTATGTCTGCACAGTGCGTCTGTGCCCAGCGGGAGCCCCCAGACCCATCCCAGAccctgctgcccccagcctgccagccccaccGCACATCACCCTCGTGTGCCCTCGAGTCCCTCTGCCCCACCATTTCCCAGCCtggcccagctcccagccccaaaCAGCCCATTTTGCACTGGGCAGCGGCTAGCAGCCATCTGGTCCCACCAGCTCAGGACCCGCACTGAGCTTGGTTTTACTTTAGGCAGCAGAAagctgcctgcctctcccagcttcACAGGGAACACCCAGCAAGCACACTCAtcccccctgcatccctccaTGCCCTCCCCGGACCCCTTGGGCAGGCATGGTGCAGGACCAGGCCTGCggtccccatctcctccctAGAAGCCATGCGATGCCTGGCTGTGGAAAGCGCGTTGGGTTGTGCAACGGGGACGGCACCCCACCAGAGAGCAGCTGTTCCCACCCCCGGCCACGGCTGCTGTCAGCAGTGGGCGAAGCCATGCCGAAATATCACCCGGCGAGCTTTTGAAGCCTGCAGAAGGCATTGGGCTCCTTCcagaggggaagggagctggAACAACAGCCAGGGTGAAAAAGCAGAGGGGGAGCTCAAGAGAAACTGTTTATTTAACTCATTCCCACCAGGCTCTCACACCTTGACGTCATTCCTCGCCTTCTTGCTCGTGCCGGCGGCGTTGCCCCGCTCCTTCTCCCGCGTCTGGAGAATCAGCTGGCGCAGCTGGCCATGGTCCAGTGGCACCTCCACTGCCCAAGAAAATGGCCACCCTGTCACACACACCACCACGGGTCTTATATACCCGGTGGGGTGGGGCAGGCCGGTTGGGATTGGCTGGGGAGGATGGCTGACAGCGGGGGATTGGCCAGGCAGCTGGGGGGAATTGTGGATTGGCTGGCTGCATGGCCACagcccctccctcccacctcacACACTCACAGGCGTCGATGGCGTCGGTGTTGCTgtctggggcggggggcggcgggcagagctgggaccgATCCATCACCCGGAGGAGCCCGGTGCCGCCCAGCAGCGGGTTGGCGAAGGGCTGGGCTGGATGCGAGCCATCAGCCGATGTGTAGCGCAGGATGGACTCCATCAGCAGGAGCTCATTGGTCTTCTTCTCCACGAGCCCTGGGTGGGAGGGATTGCTGTCCCGCAGGGCCCCTGCACCGGGCCCCTGCCCAAATCCACCCCGGCTGTTTGCTGAGCAGGTGATCCATTGATTTCCCCGAGCCAGTGCCGTCAGGCAGCCTGTCTCCCCAGGGGCAAGGGCCCAAGGCTGGGTCCCACACCCAGAGCCAAGATGAGGGCTTGGGGGTCCACTGGGATGTTTCTACAGCCAGGCTAGCTCCTGAATTTGCTGGGAATTTGGCACCCCAAATTCACTTTAGGGACACCCATGCATGacggggcagggggaaaaaaacagctcaaATTAAAACATAGTGCAAGGGGGTGGTGGACATACAAGGTGCAGGCCATGTGGTGGGGGAAGATGGGCAGCCCCGACCCACCGAAAAACTGCATCAGATTCTGATCCGTGATCTGCCTGTTTTCTCCGAGCTGCTTCATTATCTTTGTAGCATCACAGTTGATTTCTTTGAACAGGGCCTCCATGCCAGATTTGAGCTGGCCCAGGACTTTGCTGGTCTCTTTGCATCTGTCTTCATACCGGTTGGCTTCCTCAGTTGTTTCCATTAGTTTTTCCTATCAGCAAAGGTTTTGCCAGGTGTCACACCAGCCCCCTGCTCTCCCCCGCACCCCAGTGCCGGCCAGTTCCAGTCTGAACACTGGAGACATCCCAGGAGAGGCTGTGGCGTGCTCCCATCCCTGCAGGGGAAAGGCCCTATGAAGGGGATCCCAAGCTCCCCAGGCCACAGACGAGGCCCCAGGCGCGGGAGGaccggggctggcaggagccccGCAGTCACCCTCTCACCGTGCACTGGGAGACAGGGCTGCCAAAGCGGATGCAGGGCCCTTTTCTGCCCATGCC
The Ciconia boyciana chromosome 15, ASM3463844v1, whole genome shotgun sequence genome window above contains:
- the MYL2 gene encoding myosin regulatory light chain 2, ventricular/cardiac muscle isoform encodes the protein MGLFLTQSGMYLLFQPRGSEGLPPRRLSQQHRQLCEAMAPKKAKKRTEGANSNVFSMFEQAQIQEFKEAFTIMDQNRDGFIDKADLRDTFAALGRLNVKNEEIDEMIKEAPGPINFTVFLTMFGEKLKGADPEETILNAFKVFDPEGKGLKSAYIKEMLMTQGERFSQEEIDQMFAAFPPDMSGNLDYKNLVHVITHGEEKD